A genomic region of Labrys wisconsinensis contains the following coding sequences:
- a CDS encoding S24 family peptidase — MLTHAQIWNAIDTLAARHGLSASGLARKAGLDATTFNKSKRVTGDGRARWPSTESVAKVLEATGDSIDVFLGLLDRAREAVPRRIPMLSLAQAAADGLFDEAGHPRSEGWDEAIFPGPSEERIYALEVAGGGLEPLYRDGDLIIVAPGVQIRKGDRVVVRTRAGEVLAMALKRRTARTAELAPLGAAGEERALQQGEIAWMARIVWASQ, encoded by the coding sequence ATGCTCACCCACGCCCAGATCTGGAATGCCATCGATACGCTCGCGGCGCGCCACGGGCTATCGGCTTCCGGCCTCGCCCGCAAGGCCGGGCTCGACGCCACCACCTTCAACAAGTCCAAGCGCGTCACCGGGGACGGGCGCGCCCGCTGGCCCTCGACGGAATCGGTGGCCAAGGTGCTCGAGGCGACCGGCGACTCCATCGACGTCTTCCTCGGCCTGCTCGACCGGGCCCGCGAGGCCGTGCCTCGCCGCATCCCGATGCTGAGCCTGGCGCAGGCGGCCGCCGACGGCCTGTTCGACGAGGCCGGCCATCCCCGGAGCGAGGGCTGGGACGAGGCGATCTTTCCCGGGCCGAGCGAGGAACGGATCTATGCGCTGGAGGTCGCTGGCGGCGGCCTGGAGCCGCTCTATCGCGACGGCGACCTGATCATCGTCGCGCCCGGCGTCCAGATCCGCAAGGGCGACCGCGTCGTGGTGCGCACCCGCGCCGGCGAGGTCCTGGCGATGGCGTTGAAGCGGCGCACGGCCAGGACCGCCGAGCTCGCCCCGCTCGGCGCCGCCGGCGAGGAGCGGGCGCTGCAGCAGGGGGAGATAGCCTGGATGGCGCGCATCGTCTGGGCGAGCCAGTAG
- a CDS encoding DUF952 domain-containing protein produces MATIYKIATTEQWRAAEAAGRFDGAPVDLADGYIHFSDAASVRETAARHFAGQAGLVLVAVEADRLGPALRWEVSRGGALFPHLYAPLPLTAVTSVAPLPLGPDGRHVFPEAP; encoded by the coding sequence ATGGCGACCATCTACAAGATCGCGACCACCGAGCAATGGCGCGCGGCCGAGGCGGCGGGACGATTCGACGGCGCGCCGGTCGACCTTGCCGACGGCTATATCCATTTCTCCGACGCGGCGAGCGTGCGCGAGACGGCGGCCCGGCACTTCGCCGGCCAGGCCGGCCTCGTCCTGGTGGCGGTCGAGGCGGATCGGCTCGGCCCGGCGCTGCGCTGGGAGGTCTCGCGCGGCGGGGCGCTGTTCCCGCATCTCTATGCGCCGCTGCCGCTCACGGCGGTGACCTCGGTCGCGCCGCTGCCGCTCGGCCCCGACGGCCGCCACGTCTTCCCGGAGGCCCCATGA
- a CDS encoding quinone-dependent dihydroorotate dehydrogenase yields MIGALYPLARPVLMGMDPERAHALTLRALRLMPLPPARPDEPGLAVEAFGLRFPNPVGVAAGFDKDAEVVDPMLRLGFGFVEVGSLTPRPQAGNPRPRLFRLPADEGVINRFGFNNQGHAAALARLAARPPAGIVGVNVGANKDSEDKAADYAAGIAAFAGVASYFTLNVSSPNTPGLRSLQQREALDDLLARATAARDEASQHHPRRPLLLKIAPDLTLGELDDIVAVALARDLDGMIVSNTTVSRPPTLRSKGVAAEAGGLSGAPLFDLSTRMLAETAARVEKRFPLIGVGGIESAKTARRKLEAGATLVQLYSAMVFRGPGLIGEIKRGLARP; encoded by the coding sequence ATGATCGGCGCCCTCTATCCGCTTGCCCGTCCGGTGCTGATGGGCATGGACCCGGAGCGGGCCCACGCGCTGACGCTGCGCGCCCTCAGGCTGATGCCGCTGCCGCCGGCGCGCCCGGACGAGCCGGGCCTGGCGGTCGAGGCCTTCGGCTTGCGCTTTCCCAACCCGGTCGGCGTCGCCGCCGGCTTCGACAAGGATGCCGAGGTGGTCGACCCGATGCTGCGGCTCGGCTTCGGCTTCGTCGAGGTCGGCAGCCTGACGCCGCGGCCGCAGGCGGGCAATCCGCGCCCGCGCCTGTTCCGCCTGCCGGCCGACGAGGGCGTGATCAACCGCTTCGGCTTCAACAACCAGGGCCATGCCGCGGCGCTGGCGCGGCTCGCGGCGCGCCCGCCCGCCGGCATCGTCGGCGTGAATGTCGGGGCGAACAAGGACAGCGAGGACAAGGCGGCCGACTATGCCGCCGGCATTGCCGCCTTCGCCGGCGTCGCCTCCTACTTCACCCTCAACGTCTCCTCGCCCAACACGCCGGGCCTGCGCAGCCTGCAGCAGCGCGAGGCGCTGGACGATCTCCTGGCGCGGGCGACGGCGGCGCGGGATGAGGCTTCGCAGCACCATCCGCGCCGGCCGCTGCTCCTCAAGATCGCGCCGGACCTGACGCTCGGCGAGCTCGATGACATCGTCGCGGTGGCGCTGGCGCGCGACCTCGACGGCATGATCGTCTCCAACACCACGGTCAGCCGGCCGCCGACGCTGCGCAGCAAGGGCGTCGCCGCGGAAGCGGGAGGCCTGTCCGGCGCGCCGCTGTTCGACCTCTCGACCCGCATGCTGGCGGAGACGGCGGCGCGGGTGGAGAAGCGCTTTCCGCTGATCGGCGTCGGCGGCATCGAGTCGGCGAAGACCGCCCGGCGCAAGCTCGAGGCCGGCGCGACGCTCGTGCAGCTCTATTCGGCCATGGTGTTCCGAGGGCCGGGCCTCATCGGCGAGATCAAGCGCGGGCTGGCGCGGCCGTGA
- a CDS encoding RNA polymerase sigma factor, producing MPPEMQPGPAWETAEAVARRSYGRLVASLAARMRDVAGAEDAFSEAFAAALADWPARGVPANPEGWLVAVARRRMIDAARRRALGESLVPEMRRAAEELEEMAGNPTPVPDERLRLMFVCAHPAIDPAVRAPLILQTVLGWDAATIASAFLVAPAAMGQRLVRAKAKIRLAGIPFRVPERAELAERLQAVLDAIYAVFAEGWADPAGTGSRSGNLAEEGIWLGRLVVTLLPGEPEALGLLALMLHAQARRQARRDGAGDYVPLTRQDVSLWDGGLIGEAEALLDRAGAMGAPGRYQLEAAVQSAHAVRRHTGRSDWTAVERLYAALAALTGSPVVGINRAVALAEVEGPGAGLALLEALAGDPRLREYQPYWAARADLLHRIGAVAPAREAYHRAIGLESDAAVRRFLQRRCAELPQ from the coding sequence ATGCCGCCTGAGATGCAGCCCGGCCCCGCCTGGGAGACGGCGGAGGCGGTGGCGCGCCGCAGCTATGGGCGCCTGGTTGCGTCGCTGGCGGCGCGCATGCGCGATGTCGCCGGGGCGGAGGATGCTTTTTCCGAAGCGTTCGCCGCCGCCCTGGCGGACTGGCCGGCCAGGGGCGTGCCGGCCAACCCGGAGGGCTGGCTGGTGGCGGTGGCGCGGCGGCGGATGATCGATGCCGCGCGCCGCCGGGCCCTCGGCGAGAGTCTGGTCCCGGAGATGCGGCGCGCTGCCGAGGAGCTGGAGGAGATGGCAGGGAATCCGACACCGGTGCCGGACGAGCGCCTGCGGCTGATGTTCGTGTGCGCCCATCCCGCCATCGATCCGGCCGTCCGCGCCCCGCTGATCCTGCAGACCGTGCTGGGCTGGGACGCGGCGACCATCGCCTCGGCCTTCCTGGTCGCGCCCGCGGCCATGGGCCAGCGCCTGGTGCGCGCCAAGGCCAAGATCCGGCTCGCCGGCATCCCGTTCCGGGTGCCGGAACGCGCCGAGCTCGCCGAACGCCTGCAGGCGGTGCTCGATGCCATCTATGCCGTGTTTGCCGAAGGCTGGGCCGACCCGGCCGGCACCGGCAGCCGCAGCGGCAATCTGGCCGAGGAGGGCATCTGGCTCGGGCGGCTGGTCGTCACGCTGCTGCCGGGGGAGCCCGAGGCGCTCGGCCTGCTGGCGCTGATGCTGCACGCCCAGGCCCGGCGGCAGGCGCGGCGCGACGGCGCCGGCGACTATGTGCCGCTGACGCGGCAGGACGTGTCGCTGTGGGACGGCGGCCTGATCGGGGAGGCCGAGGCGCTGCTCGATCGCGCCGGCGCCATGGGTGCGCCGGGCCGCTACCAGCTGGAGGCGGCGGTGCAATCGGCGCACGCCGTGCGCCGGCACACCGGCCGTTCCGACTGGACGGCCGTCGAGCGGCTCTACGCCGCGCTGGCGGCCCTGACGGGATCGCCGGTCGTCGGCATCAACCGTGCCGTCGCCCTCGCCGAAGTCGAGGGGCCCGGGGCCGGCCTGGCGCTGCTCGAAGCGCTGGCGGGCGACCCGCGCCTGCGGGAGTACCAGCCCTACTGGGCCGCGCGCGCCGACTTGCTGCACCGGATCGGCGCCGTCGCGCCGGCGCGGGAGGCCTATCACCGGGCGATCGGCCTGGAATCCGACGCGGCGGTGCGCCGCTTCCTGCAGCGGCGCTGCGCCGAGCTGCCGCAGTGA
- a CDS encoding YciI family protein: MQYILMIHDSEAAMQAASPAARQQLTAAYHAYTEALVAAGARVAGERLQPTSTATTVRVVDGKTQVLSGPYAETREQLGGFYIIDVPDLDAALAWAARCPGAGTGVLEVRPIWPMTMDHAA, encoded by the coding sequence ATGCAGTACATTCTGATGATCCACGACAGCGAGGCGGCGATGCAGGCCGCGTCTCCGGCTGCGCGGCAGCAGCTGACCGCCGCCTATCACGCCTATACCGAGGCGCTGGTCGCCGCGGGCGCCCGGGTGGCGGGCGAGCGGCTGCAGCCGACCTCGACCGCCACGACGGTGCGGGTGGTCGACGGCAAGACCCAGGTCCTGAGCGGTCCCTATGCCGAGACGCGCGAGCAGCTCGGCGGCTTCTACATCATCGACGTGCCGGACCTCGACGCGGCCCTGGCCTGGGCGGCGCGCTGTCCCGGCGCCGGCACCGGCGTCCTGGAGGTCAGGCCGATCTGGCCGATGACCATGGACCATGCCGCCTGA
- a CDS encoding sulfate transporter family protein, which yields MLSHAVLALRQITSPPFRSVMIKAVGLTLVMLAAVWAGLYTAFAHFVPVPPGWLKTVLDVLAGLGLLVGLGFLVAPVTALFAGLFLDDVAAVVEATCYPDDPPGRALPFGQALWAAIRFTVLVIAVNIVVLVLLFFPGINIAAFFVANGYLLGREYFELAAGRFHPREEVLRLRRENGVRVFLGGLVIALVLAIPIVNIVTPLFATAFMVHLHKAVIGSRPRLPAPA from the coding sequence ATGCTCTCCCACGCCGTCCTCGCTCTCCGGCAGATCACCTCGCCGCCGTTCCGCTCGGTGATGATCAAGGCCGTCGGACTGACGCTGGTCATGCTGGCCGCGGTCTGGGCCGGTCTCTATACGGCCTTCGCCCATTTCGTGCCCGTGCCGCCCGGCTGGCTCAAGACCGTGCTCGACGTGCTCGCCGGTCTCGGCCTGCTGGTCGGCCTCGGCTTCCTCGTCGCCCCGGTGACGGCTCTGTTCGCCGGCCTGTTCCTCGACGACGTGGCGGCCGTGGTGGAGGCGACCTGCTATCCCGACGATCCGCCGGGCCGGGCGCTGCCGTTCGGCCAGGCGCTCTGGGCCGCCATCCGCTTCACCGTGCTGGTGATCGCCGTCAACATCGTGGTGCTGGTGCTGCTCTTCTTTCCCGGCATCAACATCGCCGCCTTCTTCGTCGCCAACGGCTACCTGCTCGGCCGCGAATATTTCGAGCTGGCCGCCGGGCGCTTCCATCCGCGCGAGGAGGTGCTGCGGCTGCGCCGGGAGAACGGCGTGCGCGTGTTCCTCGGCGGCCTGGTGATCGCGCTGGTGCTGGCGATCCCGATCGTCAACATCGTCACGCCGCTGTTCGCCACCGCCTTCATGGTGCATCTGCACAAGGCGGTGATCGGCTCGCGCCCGCGCCTGCCGGCGCCGGCGTGA
- a CDS encoding ribbon-helix-helix domain-containing protein, translating into MTVRLSGALSDFVAANIGENGSYENVSEYIRDLIRRDKERADKQAFDRLVAEVRHAFAAPESSYKVVTAAEVIARNRT; encoded by the coding sequence ATGACGGTCCGCCTCAGCGGTGCCCTGAGCGACTTCGTGGCGGCAAACATTGGAGAGAACGGCTCCTATGAGAATGTCAGCGAGTACATCCGCGACCTGATCCGCCGCGACAAGGAACGGGCGGACAAGCAGGCGTTCGATCGATTGGTGGCCGAGGTTCGCCATGCCTTTGCGGCCCCCGAATCGTCCTACAAGGTCGTGACTGCCGCCGAGGTCATCGCGCGGAACCGAACTTGA
- a CDS encoding type II toxin-antitoxin system RelE/ParE family toxin codes for MAAVLIQEAASHRLDQIYRYTQSHWGPEQAERHITGLFEAFDRIESHGVISKPVPAEFGVEGYFFRYQRHFVYWRKLSNGNIGIVTILHEQMHQIDRFREDFGL; via the coding sequence ATGGCAGCCGTCCTCATCCAGGAGGCGGCCTCTCACCGTCTCGACCAAATCTATCGCTATACGCAGAGCCACTGGGGGCCCGAACAGGCCGAGCGCCACATCACCGGGTTGTTCGAGGCTTTCGACAGGATCGAGAGCCATGGGGTGATATCGAAGCCGGTTCCAGCCGAATTTGGCGTCGAGGGATATTTTTTCCGGTACCAAAGGCACTTCGTCTACTGGCGGAAACTTTCGAACGGCAACATTGGCATCGTGACGATCCTGCACGAGCAGATGCATCAGATCGATCGCTTCCGCGAGGATTTCGGGTTGTGA
- a CDS encoding LysR family transcriptional regulator: MHPRMLRAFLAVARSGNVTRAAEAVHLAQSSVSDQIQALEAELGASLFARTRLGLTLTPAGEALRSYAEDILALDQEARAAVEAAAGRMAGAVTIGALETIAAVKLPRWLSDVCKGHPDIDIRLTVAGSSELLRGLAEGGIDVAFCFDQGRLDERLARRVIAREPLVLVAAPGAAAMTGDLAALAAAGFVATETGCVYRHLLDTAFAEAGLAAPKPVAEVGSVRAIAQLVAAGAGLGLLPRLAVSEALARGEIVEQPWPGPMRTAPLAMVWRRRRVQPPALQRVLAAADAAFAPLRPAGARPRHAAPFRS, from the coding sequence ATGCATCCCAGAATGCTCCGGGCCTTCCTGGCGGTCGCCCGCAGCGGCAACGTCACCCGGGCGGCCGAGGCGGTGCACCTGGCGCAATCGAGCGTCAGCGACCAGATCCAGGCCCTCGAAGCCGAGCTCGGGGCGAGCCTGTTCGCGCGCACCCGGCTCGGCCTGACATTGACGCCGGCGGGCGAGGCGCTGCGATCCTATGCCGAGGACATCCTGGCGCTGGACCAGGAGGCGCGGGCCGCGGTCGAGGCGGCGGCCGGACGCATGGCCGGCGCGGTCACCATCGGCGCGCTGGAGACCATCGCCGCGGTGAAGCTGCCGCGCTGGCTGTCGGATGTCTGCAAGGGCCACCCCGACATCGATATCCGACTGACGGTCGCGGGCAGCAGCGAGCTGCTGCGGGGCCTGGCTGAAGGCGGCATCGACGTCGCCTTCTGCTTCGACCAAGGCCGCCTGGACGAGCGCCTGGCCAGGCGGGTGATCGCGCGGGAGCCGCTGGTCCTCGTCGCGGCGCCCGGAGCGGCTGCGATGACCGGCGATCTCGCAGCGCTCGCCGCGGCCGGTTTCGTGGCGACCGAGACGGGCTGCGTCTACCGGCACCTGCTCGACACCGCCTTCGCCGAAGCCGGCCTGGCGGCGCCGAAACCCGTCGCGGAGGTCGGCAGCGTCCGCGCCATCGCGCAGCTGGTCGCCGCCGGCGCGGGACTGGGCCTGCTGCCGCGCCTGGCGGTGTCCGAGGCGCTGGCCCGCGGCGAGATCGTCGAGCAGCCCTGGCCCGGTCCGATGCGGACCGCACCGCTCGCCATGGTCTGGCGCCGCCGGCGCGTGCAGCCGCCGGCGCTGCAGCGCGTGCTCGCCGCCGCGGACGCGGCCTTCGCGCCGCTCAGACCAGCCGGTGCCCGCCCTCGACATGCAGCACCGTTCCGGTCGTGA
- a CDS encoding SDR family oxidoreductase, producing MDKTKILIVGGSSGMGLALARRCLGAGARVVIAGRSVERLEQARRDLQDPATLETAVLDITREDEVAALFARIGRLDHIVSTAADIAGAYELLPSLDLAAARRVVESKLYGPLLLAKHGAPRLAAAGSITVTSGIAAYRPAPRGAVVAAVNAALEGLVRALAVELAPIRVNAVSPGWVDTPIWSVVAGAGKDETLAAMAERLPVGRVGRPDDIAEAIAFLVGSGFTTGTVLHVEGGHRLV from the coding sequence ATGGACAAGACGAAAATTCTGATTGTCGGCGGCAGCTCCGGCATGGGCCTGGCGCTGGCGCGGCGCTGCCTCGGCGCAGGGGCGAGGGTCGTCATTGCCGGGCGCAGCGTCGAGAGGCTGGAGCAGGCCCGCAGGGATTTGCAGGACCCCGCGACGCTGGAGACGGCGGTGCTCGACATCACGCGCGAGGACGAGGTGGCGGCGCTGTTCGCGCGCATCGGCAGGCTCGATCACATCGTCAGCACCGCCGCCGACATCGCCGGCGCCTACGAGCTCCTGCCCTCGCTCGACCTTGCGGCCGCCCGGCGCGTGGTGGAGAGCAAGCTCTACGGGCCGCTGCTGCTCGCCAAGCACGGCGCGCCGCGGCTCGCCGCGGCCGGCTCCATCACCGTCACGTCAGGCATCGCCGCCTATCGCCCGGCGCCGCGCGGCGCGGTCGTCGCCGCCGTCAACGCGGCCCTGGAAGGGTTGGTGCGGGCGCTGGCGGTCGAGCTCGCGCCGATCCGGGTCAATGCGGTCTCGCCGGGCTGGGTCGACACGCCGATCTGGTCCGTCGTCGCCGGCGCGGGGAAGGACGAGACCCTGGCCGCCATGGCCGAGCGCCTGCCCGTCGGCCGTGTCGGCCGGCCCGACGACATCGCCGAGGCCATCGCCTTCCTCGTCGGCAGCGGCTTCACGACCGGAACGGTGCTGCATGTCGAGGGCGGGCACCGGCTGGTCTGA
- a CDS encoding antitoxin: protein MGRKTAKLFTTGRSQAVRLPAEFRFEGSEVFVRRDPKTGDVILSRKPDSWDGLFDLYRRDDVPDDFMGPVDRSQPLQDRDPFEGWKE, encoded by the coding sequence ATGGGGCGCAAGACCGCAAAGCTCTTCACGACCGGCCGCAGCCAGGCCGTTCGGCTGCCGGCGGAGTTCCGTTTCGAGGGAAGCGAGGTTTTCGTCCGCCGGGATCCGAAGACCGGCGACGTCATCCTCTCGCGCAAGCCGGACTCATGGGACGGCCTGTTCGACCTCTACCGCAGGGACGACGTGCCGGACGACTTCATGGGACCGGTCGATCGAAGCCAGCCGCTGCAGGACCGCGATCCGTTCGAGGGCTGGAAGGAATGA
- a CDS encoding type II toxin-antitoxin system VapC family toxin gives MSPHMLDTNLAGHVIRGDRPEITRKLASLPMAEIVISAVTESELLYGLARRNHPAALTERVRQFLLRVDVLPWDHGVTRAYGDLRTACEIRGVVLAPLDMMIAAHAVAVDATLVTRDKAFSRVPEPLRTEDWFA, from the coding sequence ATGAGCCCTCATATGCTCGATACCAATCTCGCCGGTCATGTCATCAGGGGTGACCGGCCGGAGATCACGCGCAAGCTCGCCAGCCTGCCGATGGCGGAGATCGTCATCTCGGCCGTGACCGAGAGCGAACTGCTCTACGGGCTCGCCCGGCGGAACCATCCCGCCGCGCTGACCGAGCGCGTCAGGCAGTTCCTGCTGCGGGTCGACGTGCTGCCCTGGGATCACGGCGTCACACGGGCCTATGGCGACCTGCGCACCGCCTGCGAGATCAGAGGCGTCGTCCTCGCGCCGCTCGACATGATGATCGCCGCCCACGCCGTGGCCGTCGATGCGACGCTGGTGACACGGGACAAGGCCTTTTCGCGCGTTCCCGAGCCGCTGCGAACCGAGGATTGGTTCGCCTGA
- a CDS encoding DNA-3-methyladenine glycosylase I, whose protein sequence is MRDFAEIAAEVAARKGGAAALERLLAETPSREPAAIAATPDDRILAAMTRRIFNAGFSSKVIDAKWPAFEAAFKGFDPHACAFMTDERFDALLQDGGIVRNGAKIRSVQLNARFLLDLAAEHGSAARFFAAWPDGDYVGLLAVLKDRASHLGGDSGMRFLRAIGKPAFVTTPDVVAALIREGVLTRPPGGKRDLAAVQDAFNHWSAQSGRDLTQISRILAMSVDSGGH, encoded by the coding sequence ATGCGGGACTTCGCGGAAATCGCTGCCGAGGTGGCGGCGCGCAAGGGCGGCGCGGCGGCGCTCGAACGGCTGCTGGCCGAGACGCCCTCGCGCGAGCCCGCCGCCATCGCGGCCACGCCGGACGACCGCATCCTCGCCGCCATGACGCGGCGCATCTTCAATGCCGGCTTCTCGTCCAAGGTCATCGACGCCAAATGGCCGGCCTTCGAAGCCGCCTTCAAGGGCTTCGATCCCCACGCCTGCGCCTTCATGACCGACGAGCGCTTCGACGCGCTGCTGCAGGACGGCGGCATCGTGCGCAACGGCGCCAAGATCCGCTCCGTCCAGCTCAACGCCAGGTTCCTGCTCGACCTTGCCGCCGAGCACGGCAGCGCCGCCCGCTTCTTCGCCGCATGGCCGGACGGCGACTATGTCGGCCTCCTCGCGGTGCTGAAGGATCGGGCCAGCCATCTCGGCGGCGATTCGGGCATGCGCTTCCTCCGGGCCATCGGCAAGCCGGCCTTCGTCACCACGCCGGATGTGGTGGCGGCGCTGATCCGCGAGGGCGTGCTTACCCGCCCGCCGGGCGGCAAGCGCGACCTCGCCGCCGTCCAGGATGCGTTCAACCATTGGTCCGCCCAGTCCGGCCGCGACCTGACGCAGATCAGCCGCATCCTGGCGATGAGCGTCGATAGCGGGGGGCATTGA